From Psychroflexus torquis ATCC 700755, the proteins below share one genomic window:
- a CDS encoding RNA polymerase sigma factor has product MKNAKPLFENTYEKTVFSKLHERYAKDLHDFIYYKFGEQYNPKDKVQEAFMRLWENCKKISPEKAKSYLFSVANNTTLNTIKHRKVVLKYESNASKNNSNIQDPQFLLEEKEYLNKYQKALSNLTEEKRVAFMLNRVEGKKHKEIAELLGISRKAVEKRIYSALKQLRRDIDGI; this is encoded by the coding sequence ATGAAAAATGCAAAACCTTTATTTGAAAATACCTATGAAAAAACTGTGTTTTCAAAACTTCATGAAAGGTATGCAAAAGATTTACACGATTTTATTTACTATAAATTTGGAGAACAGTATAACCCAAAAGACAAAGTTCAGGAAGCTTTTATGAGACTTTGGGAGAATTGTAAAAAAATATCACCAGAAAAAGCTAAAAGTTACTTGTTTTCTGTAGCAAACAACACCACTCTTAATACGATAAAGCATAGAAAAGTGGTCTTAAAATATGAGTCGAATGCTTCAAAAAACAACTCGAATATTCAAGACCCTCAATTTTTACTTGAAGAAAAAGAATATTTGAATAAATATCAGAAGGCATTATCCAACCTTACTGAAGAAAAAAGAGTTGCTTTTATGCTCAATAGAGTCGAAGGGAAAAAACATAAAGAAATTGCAGAGCTGTTGGGGATTTCTAGAAAAGCTGTTGAAAAACGAATCTACTCTGCACTCAAACAACTTAGACGAGATATTGATGGAATTTAA
- a CDS encoding FecR family protein: MKEEYLIEKWIRDELTSEEWEAFKKLDVYPSYAKISETAKHFKAPEFDAPNSLIKLNSDLHSPAQKTPFNFYKTIGIVAAICITVFSAIKLLNQTSYSESIQTQVAETKTLSLPDDSEVNLSAKSIIQFNSSTWAEERALDLEGEAFFKVSTGNVFTVKTSYGSIQVLGTQFNVKSRAYGFEVTCYEGSVKVIIDNKVYILQPKEAISFIKDKISNSKTYLSKPSWINKTSQFKSTSLESVLQEFNIYYNIEFETSAINSSRLYTGSFVHNDLENALKSITLPLDLTYQINGKKVVLSKK; this comes from the coding sequence ATGAAAGAGGAATATTTAATTGAAAAGTGGATCAGAGACGAGCTCACTTCAGAAGAATGGGAGGCGTTTAAAAAATTAGACGTCTACCCTTCTTATGCCAAAATCTCTGAAACAGCAAAGCATTTTAAAGCTCCTGAATTTGACGCTCCAAATTCTCTCATTAAGCTTAATTCTGACCTTCATTCACCTGCTCAAAAAACACCCTTCAATTTTTACAAAACCATTGGTATTGTGGCAGCTATATGCATCACAGTATTTTCAGCTATAAAACTACTAAATCAGACTTCATATTCAGAAAGCATACAAACTCAAGTTGCTGAGACTAAAACTTTGAGTCTGCCAGATGACTCTGAAGTGAATTTAAGCGCTAAGTCAATTATACAATTCAACTCTTCAACTTGGGCAGAAGAGCGGGCTTTAGATTTGGAAGGCGAAGCCTTTTTTAAAGTTTCTACAGGGAATGTATTTACAGTAAAAACAAGCTATGGAAGCATTCAGGTTTTAGGCACACAGTTTAACGTAAAGTCAAGAGCATATGGGTTTGAAGTCACTTGTTATGAAGGCTCTGTAAAAGTAATTATTGATAATAAAGTATATATACTCCAACCCAAAGAGGCCATAAGTTTTATAAAAGACAAAATCTCTAATTCTAAAACTTATTTATCGAAACCAAGTTGGATCAATAAGACCTCACAATTTAAAAGTACTTCGCTAGAATCGGTTTTACAAGAATTTAACATCTATTACAACATAGAGTTTGAAACCTCAGCCATCAATTCTTCTAGACTCTATACTGGAAGTTTTGTCCATAATGATCTTGAAAACGCCTTAAAATCCATTACTTTGCCTTTAGATTTGACCTACCAGATAAATGGTAAAAAGGTCGTATTGTCTAAAAAGTGA
- a CDS encoding carboxy terminal-processing peptidase: MNFDTMKRYKVRRNFIILLLVTLLSVTSCSFTTKDFDEDSDKDKVLIELITYVIEQGHFDMKEIDDEFSEAVFKDYIQGLDPIKRHFLASDFQDFEAFKTQIDDQIENKNLVFFNLTVEILTQRMEEAKEFYSELLTKPFNFQEEEVINTDYEKQDYASSKSELKKRWRQQFKFSTLSSFHELKEEQAEKIKNGEEVDKKSDVELEKDAREITKESIENYFDAMSDLERKDWFSLYINSVVSQFDPHTNYFAPQDKDRFDISMSGKLEGIGARLQKQRDNVKIVEVISGGPAWTNGELEVGDLIQKVKQEDEEEPVDIRGMRLDDAVDLIKGPKGTKVTLTVKKVDGSSQTINITRDIVEIEETYAKSSSVIKNGKSYGVINLPKFYFDMQDYDERNAASDIKKELIRLNEIGAEGLVIDLRNNGGGSLSTVVDIAGFFIENGPVVQVRDAKNNTEVLKDTDADVIWDKPLVILVNELSASASEILAAAMQDYNRAVVIGSKQTYGKGTVQNVVDLNRWMRNNSTFGDMGALKITTQKFYRINGGSTQLKGVESDVAVPDRYSYIDIGERDYENPMPWDKIAPADYKAWRGYSNLEKVIASSRDRLSNNAQIQLIDENAKWINAQRNQNSYSLNYDSYDKEMAEVKNMSEKFDNINNYKTDLTYSSLPYEESLMAQDSSLTQKRKRWHESLSKDVYVQEAINVLQDLNVDESSIKLAARKD; encoded by the coding sequence ATGAATTTTGATACGATGAAACGATACAAAGTAAGACGCAATTTTATTATTTTATTATTAGTAACTCTCCTGTCTGTCACGTCTTGTAGTTTTACAACTAAAGATTTTGATGAAGATTCAGATAAGGACAAAGTCCTTATTGAACTCATTACCTATGTTATTGAGCAAGGCCATTTTGATATGAAAGAGATAGATGATGAATTTTCTGAGGCTGTTTTTAAAGATTACATCCAAGGTTTAGATCCTATAAAAAGACATTTTTTAGCTAGTGATTTTCAAGATTTTGAAGCCTTTAAAACTCAGATTGATGATCAGATTGAAAATAAAAATTTAGTGTTTTTCAACCTTACTGTCGAAATTCTAACTCAAAGAATGGAAGAGGCTAAAGAGTTTTACTCAGAATTACTTACAAAGCCCTTCAATTTTCAAGAAGAAGAGGTGATTAATACAGATTATGAAAAACAAGACTATGCCTCTAGTAAATCTGAATTGAAGAAACGATGGAGACAGCAATTCAAGTTTTCAACACTTTCTTCGTTCCATGAACTTAAAGAAGAACAGGCAGAGAAAATCAAAAATGGTGAAGAGGTAGACAAAAAATCTGATGTAGAGCTGGAGAAAGATGCTCGTGAGATCACTAAGGAATCTATTGAAAATTATTTTGATGCCATGTCTGATCTTGAAAGAAAAGATTGGTTTAGCCTATACATCAATTCAGTGGTCAGTCAATTCGATCCACATACAAATTATTTTGCTCCACAAGACAAAGACAGATTCGATATTTCGATGTCTGGCAAACTAGAAGGAATTGGAGCTAGGTTACAAAAACAAAGAGACAACGTAAAGATTGTTGAGGTAATTTCTGGAGGTCCAGCATGGACTAATGGAGAGCTTGAAGTTGGCGATTTGATTCAAAAAGTGAAACAAGAGGATGAAGAAGAACCAGTAGACATCCGTGGAATGCGACTCGACGACGCGGTGGATCTCATTAAAGGGCCTAAGGGCACCAAAGTAACATTGACCGTTAAAAAAGTAGATGGAAGCTCTCAAACGATCAACATTACAAGAGATATTGTAGAGATTGAAGAAACTTATGCTAAATCTTCATCAGTGATAAAAAACGGAAAGTCTTATGGTGTCATCAATTTGCCTAAATTTTATTTTGATATGCAAGATTATGACGAACGAAATGCAGCTTCAGATATCAAAAAAGAATTGATTCGTCTTAATGAGATTGGAGCAGAAGGTTTAGTGATAGATCTCAGAAATAATGGAGGCGGTTCTTTATCTACCGTAGTGGATATTGCTGGCTTTTTTATTGAAAATGGACCCGTGGTTCAAGTTAGAGATGCGAAAAATAATACAGAAGTTTTAAAAGATACCGATGCCGATGTGATTTGGGATAAACCTTTGGTTATCCTTGTGAATGAATTATCAGCTTCGGCTTCGGAGATTCTAGCCGCTGCTATGCAAGATTACAATAGAGCTGTTGTGATTGGTAGCAAGCAAACGTATGGTAAAGGAACTGTGCAGAATGTTGTAGATCTCAACCGCTGGATGAGAAATAATAGCACATTTGGAGACATGGGAGCACTTAAAATTACGACTCAAAAATTTTACAGAATCAATGGAGGATCAACCCAACTTAAAGGAGTAGAAAGCGATGTTGCTGTTCCTGACCGATATTCTTACATCGATATTGGTGAAAGGGATTATGAAAACCCAATGCCATGGGATAAAATTGCCCCTGCAGATTATAAAGCGTGGAGAGGGTATTCTAATCTTGAAAAGGTAATTGCTTCAAGTAGAGATCGCTTGTCCAATAATGCTCAAATCCAATTGATAGATGAAAATGCAAAATGGATCAATGCACAAAGAAATCAAAACTCATATAGTTTAAACTATGACAGCTATGACAAAGAAATGGCAGAGGTAAAAAATATGTCTGAAAAGTTTGATAATATCAATAATTATAAAACAGATCTCACCTATAGCTCCTTGCCTTATGAAGAGTCTCTTATGGCTCAAGATTCATCTTTAACCCAAAAGAGAAAGAGATGGCACGAGAGTTTGTCGAAAGATGTTTATGTACAAGAAGCTATTAATGTACTTCAAGATTTAAACGTTGATGAAAGTTCTATCAAACTTGCAGCAAGAAAAGATTAA
- a CDS encoding acyl-CoA thioesterase, with translation MYSQSFEIRWSDLDANRHLANSSYQNFMSHTRMAFLVENGFSQQELVKYNIGPIVFYEHIFYFKEIKPEDKVRVSLELKGLSEDGMFFQFEHNVYNQKGENCARCDMMGSWIDLKSRQLTALPEHLLYPLEHLTKTEDYKVLTKEDTRKFGVKPKHLDKV, from the coding sequence ATGTATAGTCAATCATTTGAAATTCGCTGGAGTGATCTGGATGCTAATCGGCATTTAGCAAACTCTTCCTATCAGAATTTTATGAGCCATACGCGAATGGCTTTTCTTGTGGAAAATGGCTTTTCTCAGCAGGAACTGGTAAAGTATAATATTGGTCCAATTGTATTTTATGAACACATCTTCTATTTTAAAGAAATAAAACCTGAAGACAAGGTAAGGGTAAGTTTAGAACTAAAAGGCCTAAGTGAAGACGGCATGTTTTTTCAGTTTGAACATAACGTTTATAACCAAAAAGGAGAGAATTGTGCAAGATGTGATATGATGGGATCGTGGATTGATCTCAAATCGAGACAACTCACTGCTCTTCCAGAACATTTGCTATATCCCTTAGAGCATTTAACTAAAACTGAAGATTATAAAGTACTGACCAAAGAGGATACTAGGAAATTTGGAGTGAAACCAAAACATCTCGATAAAGTATAG
- a CDS encoding TonB-dependent receptor plug domain-containing protein: MRLLNLHSFLLILLSFSSYGYAQNSIREQSLDEFLRTIENRFEVKFSYADDQIENLIVTPNSSLNSLVDYLNFLEISSPFIYEQHSDKNILIIPNDNEFELCVIVKDELSQNQLTEAFLKVGNYLYKPNASGQFKIPVNAKEIDLKIRAKGYAPELKRVMPSETKYCIEVIVSPFSVVLDEIILTNYLTGGIQKYRSGILKLDYESFGLLPGLVEPDVLQSIQALPGITSRQESVSYLNVRGGTHDQNLFLWDGIKMYHTSHFFGMISAFNPYMTKSVKLIKNGTSSRYGDGVSSVIDMRTKDSIVKSFKAEIGVNLINADVYIEAPLTSTSSIEFSFRESINDIWESPTYNQYFDKIFQNTEVTNETNPASQQNNEFIFYDATLNYKHKLTEKDYIKGNFFYTHDEFSLNRFEILGNRINTRSSELEQTNVAGGIYYNRNWSEATKTEVQFYTSKYNQNSINTNLLNEQSLKQINEVREIGVRVNLKTNLSSKLSLESGYQFNETGILNSESINNPGFFRETQNSILTNSLYSQLNYLSTNKDLSVEFGGRLNHFSKFDRVLIEPRFNLSYKIVDHVYLEVLAEQKSQVTSQVIDLQTDFLGVENRRWVLSNPNNRPIIQSQQISTGLNYVKPSWFINADVYYKHVEGITTQGQGFQNQFQFSQVHGSYEVKGIDFLINKNFDPISGWASYSISDNFYRFDALDTSRFQNNLDIQHVISFGLSYEKKGLKLSTGFNWHSGAPITLPQENQGVNPQQILFQGPNAERLPDYFRLDFSTTYNFAIFKNINALAGLSFWNVFGNSNIYDQFNRLDDDQNIQTFKQRGLNFTPNLVFRLKF; the protein is encoded by the coding sequence GTGAGATTACTGAATTTACATTCTTTTTTACTTATCCTTTTGAGCTTTAGTAGTTATGGCTATGCTCAAAACTCAATCCGTGAACAAAGTTTAGACGAATTTTTGAGAACTATTGAGAATCGATTTGAAGTTAAATTTTCTTATGCTGATGATCAGATAGAAAACCTTATTGTAACTCCCAATTCTTCTTTAAATTCTCTAGTAGATTATCTCAACTTTTTAGAAATATCCTCTCCTTTCATATACGAACAGCATTCCGACAAAAACATACTCATCATACCAAATGATAATGAATTTGAACTGTGTGTGATCGTTAAAGATGAATTATCTCAAAACCAATTGACAGAAGCATTTCTTAAGGTTGGCAACTACCTTTACAAACCAAATGCTTCAGGCCAATTTAAAATACCTGTAAACGCTAAAGAAATTGACTTAAAGATAAGGGCGAAGGGCTACGCTCCAGAACTAAAAAGAGTTATGCCTAGCGAAACAAAATACTGTATTGAAGTTATTGTTTCCCCTTTTTCCGTAGTGCTAGATGAAATTATCCTAACTAATTATCTAACAGGAGGCATTCAAAAATATCGGTCGGGGATTTTAAAACTCGATTATGAAAGCTTTGGATTGTTACCGGGGCTGGTAGAACCTGATGTTTTACAGAGTATACAAGCGCTTCCCGGCATAACCAGCCGCCAAGAAAGTGTGTCCTATCTTAATGTAAGAGGAGGCACTCATGATCAAAATTTATTTTTGTGGGACGGTATAAAAATGTATCATACCTCCCACTTTTTCGGGATGATTTCTGCCTTTAACCCCTATATGACCAAAAGCGTAAAATTGATCAAAAACGGAACTTCCTCACGATACGGTGATGGAGTTTCTAGTGTGATCGATATGCGAACTAAAGATTCTATTGTGAAATCTTTTAAAGCTGAAATTGGAGTGAACCTGATCAATGCTGACGTTTATATTGAAGCCCCTCTAACGTCTACCTCTTCTATCGAGTTTTCTTTTAGAGAATCCATCAACGATATTTGGGAGAGTCCAACCTACAATCAATATTTTGATAAAATCTTCCAGAACACTGAAGTTACCAACGAAACAAATCCTGCCTCTCAACAAAATAATGAATTTATATTTTATGATGCTACATTAAACTATAAACACAAGCTCACTGAAAAGGATTATATAAAAGGTAATTTCTTTTACACACACGATGAATTTTCTCTAAACAGGTTTGAAATCTTAGGCAATAGAATTAATACAAGGTCTAGCGAACTCGAACAAACCAATGTAGCTGGTGGAATCTATTACAATAGGAACTGGTCTGAAGCTACAAAGACTGAAGTTCAGTTTTATACTTCCAAATACAATCAAAATTCTATCAATACGAATTTATTGAATGAACAAAGCCTAAAGCAAATCAATGAAGTAAGAGAAATTGGAGTCCGTGTTAATCTGAAGACCAATTTATCTTCAAAGCTTAGTCTAGAATCCGGATATCAGTTTAACGAGACAGGGATTCTCAATTCAGAATCTATTAATAATCCAGGTTTTTTTAGAGAAACTCAAAACTCTATTTTAACGAACAGTCTTTATAGCCAGTTAAACTATCTGTCAACAAATAAAGACCTCAGTGTAGAATTTGGGGGAAGACTTAATCATTTTTCAAAATTTGACAGGGTGTTGATTGAGCCTAGATTCAACTTAAGTTATAAAATAGTGGACCATGTTTACCTAGAAGTTCTCGCTGAACAAAAAAGCCAGGTCACCTCTCAAGTTATCGATTTACAAACGGATTTTTTGGGTGTTGAAAATAGAAGATGGGTCCTCTCCAATCCTAATAACCGACCAATTATACAAAGCCAACAAATCTCGACTGGACTCAATTATGTAAAACCAAGCTGGTTTATCAATGCAGACGTCTACTACAAACACGTAGAAGGAATAACCACACAAGGACAAGGTTTTCAAAATCAGTTTCAATTTTCACAAGTGCATGGAAGTTATGAAGTAAAAGGAATTGATTTTTTAATCAATAAAAATTTCGATCCCATTTCTGGATGGGCAAGCTATTCCATATCCGATAATTTTTACCGTTTTGACGCTTTAGACACATCGCGTTTTCAAAACAATCTGGATATACAACATGTGATTTCTTTTGGATTGAGCTACGAGAAAAAAGGCTTAAAATTATCTACTGGATTTAACTGGCATTCTGGAGCTCCTATAACACTTCCCCAAGAAAATCAAGGTGTGAACCCTCAACAAATTCTATTTCAAGGACCAAACGCGGAGCGATTACCCGATTACTTTAGGTTGGATTTTTCAACAACCTACAACTTTGCCATTTTTAAAAATATAAATGCTCTTGCAGGTTTGTCCTTCTGGAATGTCTTTGGAAACTCGAATATATACGATCAGTTTAATCGGTTGGATGACGATCAAAATATCCAAACCTTTAAACAACGAGGTTTAAATTTTACACCAAATTTGGTATTCAGACTGAAGTTTTAA
- a CDS encoding fasciclin domain-containing protein, which produces MKLLPKFLLVAFLASAFVSCSDDDDAPAPPQGDPTIAEFVAENDDFSSLGAALEVAGLVGVLNGTDEYTVFAPNNTAFTAFLQANGFSSLGEVPVDLLTKVLLNHVVVGTNLSTDLTTGYISSLAVGSASASGLSLFINTENGVVINGGANNGGASVFESQVDILVSNGVIHAVENVIGLPDVTNQAIANPQFSTLVSALIAASTDQTNYVDILSGSESSPFTVFAPTNAAFDDLLSGLGASSLSDVAPATLATILEYHVIAGSNVRSSDLTTGLTAATLQGEELEFDLSNGAQVMDATEANANIAIVDVQTNNGVVHAIDKVLLPQVIVDVIDPTITGLAMMNDDLSSLFAALQLTGLDEVLNDRASQYTVFAPTNAAFDIFLNGSALGDLPVEVVTQVLLNHVLAGTVLSTDLETTYTNSLATFGGTENNLSFYINLDNGVRLNGVSSVTAPDNEAANGVVHIVDAVIGLPTVVTFATADPNFSSLVAALTDDGQEAQNYVETLSTPNGTAPAPFTVFAPINSAFDNLFAELGVEGIEDIDPATLTAALNTHVVAGFNVRSTDLTNGTVSTLGADLTVDATAGTLTDPNDRVSTIAVFDVQAANGVVHAIDTVLLPQL; this is translated from the coding sequence ATGAAATTACTACCGAAATTTTTGCTTGTGGCGTTTCTTGCTTCAGCATTTGTATCATGTTCAGATGATGATGATGCACCAGCTCCTCCTCAGGGAGATCCAACTATTGCAGAGTTTGTTGCTGAAAATGATGATTTTTCATCTTTAGGCGCGGCTTTGGAAGTTGCGGGCCTTGTAGGAGTACTTAACGGCACTGATGAATATACTGTGTTTGCTCCCAATAATACTGCTTTTACTGCTTTTCTTCAAGCTAACGGATTTTCAAGCCTTGGAGAAGTTCCCGTAGATTTGTTAACAAAAGTTCTATTAAACCATGTTGTCGTTGGAACCAACTTATCCACCGATTTAACGACTGGATACATTTCTTCATTGGCAGTGGGTTCAGCCTCAGCTTCAGGCCTTAGCTTATTTATAAATACTGAAAATGGAGTAGTCATAAATGGTGGAGCTAATAATGGTGGAGCTTCTGTATTTGAATCTCAAGTAGATATATTAGTCTCTAACGGTGTTATACATGCCGTTGAAAATGTAATAGGTCTTCCAGACGTTACTAATCAAGCTATTGCAAATCCTCAATTTTCCACTCTAGTAAGTGCTTTAATCGCAGCGAGTACAGATCAAACAAATTATGTAGATATTCTATCAGGTTCTGAAAGCTCACCTTTTACGGTTTTCGCTCCAACGAATGCTGCTTTTGATGACCTATTGAGTGGTCTGGGTGCTTCGAGCTTGAGTGATGTTGCTCCTGCAACTTTAGCTACCATTTTAGAATATCATGTTATTGCTGGATCTAACGTAAGATCAAGCGATCTTACTACAGGATTAACAGCAGCAACTTTGCAAGGCGAAGAATTAGAGTTCGACTTATCAAATGGAGCTCAGGTTATGGATGCTACAGAGGCAAATGCCAATATTGCAATAGTAGACGTGCAAACTAATAATGGTGTTGTGCATGCTATAGACAAGGTGTTATTACCACAAGTGATAGTTGATGTTATTGACCCAACAATTACAGGGTTGGCTATGATGAATGATGACTTGTCTAGTTTGTTTGCTGCATTGCAATTGACAGGTCTTGATGAAGTTCTAAACGACAGGGCGAGCCAGTATACTGTCTTTGCTCCAACCAACGCTGCATTCGATATATTCTTGAATGGTTCAGCTTTAGGAGATCTTCCAGTGGAAGTAGTAACTCAAGTTTTGTTAAATCATGTTTTAGCAGGAACCGTACTTTCTACTGATTTAGAAACAACTTATACAAATTCTCTAGCTACATTTGGTGGTACTGAAAACAACTTGAGCTTTTATATCAACTTAGATAACGGTGTAAGATTAAATGGTGTGTCTTCTGTAACAGCTCCAGATAATGAAGCGGCGAATGGGGTTGTGCATATTGTTGACGCGGTAATAGGCCTTCCAACCGTAGTCACTTTTGCAACAGCAGATCCCAATTTCAGTAGTCTAGTTGCTGCACTTACCGATGACGGACAGGAAGCACAAAACTATGTGGAGACGCTTTCTACCCCAAATGGAACTGCTCCAGCTCCATTCACAGTATTTGCTCCAATTAATTCAGCTTTTGACAATTTATTTGCTGAATTGGGTGTTGAAGGAATTGAAGACATTGATCCAGCTACTTTAACTGCTGCTTTGAATACACATGTTGTTGCAGGATTTAATGTAAGATCAACCGATCTTACGAATGGAACTGTGTCTACATTGGGAGCGGATTTAACGGTAGATGCTACCGCTGGAACTTTAACAGATCCTAATGACAGAGTAAGCACCATCGCTGTGTTTGATGTTCAAGCTGCTAATGGTGTAGTTCATGCCATTGATACTGTTTTATTACCTCAGTTATAG
- the surE gene encoding 5'/3'-nucleotidase SurE, with protein sequence MQTENKPLILVTNDDGITAPGIRHLIQIMKTIGEVVVVAPDRPQSGMGHAITLSDNLYCDPVTIDKYSQVKEYSCSGTPADCVKIGTQEILKRKPDLCVSGINHGSNSSINVIYSGTMSAAVEAGIEGIPAIGFSLLDYSMEANFDHTTKYIKRITNNVIQNGLPKGVVLNINFPKAGEEKLKGVKICRQAKAFWREQFDKRQNPQGRNYYWLSGEFVNEDKDGGTDVEALEAGYVSIVPVMFDLTAHQFIDDLKSWPIND encoded by the coding sequence ATGCAAACAGAAAACAAACCTTTAATATTAGTCACGAACGACGATGGCATCACTGCCCCTGGCATAAGACATCTTATACAAATTATGAAAACTATTGGAGAAGTAGTTGTCGTTGCACCAGACAGGCCACAAAGTGGAATGGGACACGCCATAACCCTCAGTGACAATTTATATTGCGACCCAGTTACCATCGATAAATATTCACAAGTCAAAGAATATTCTTGTTCAGGCACACCAGCGGATTGTGTAAAAATAGGAACCCAAGAAATCCTAAAAAGAAAACCAGATTTATGTGTTAGCGGAATTAATCATGGGTCTAATTCCTCCATTAATGTCATTTACTCTGGAACGATGAGTGCTGCTGTAGAAGCAGGAATAGAAGGAATACCTGCCATTGGGTTTTCTCTGCTAGATTACTCTATGGAAGCTAATTTTGACCATACAACCAAGTATATAAAACGCATTACAAATAATGTCATACAAAATGGCCTTCCTAAGGGAGTTGTTCTTAATATCAATTTCCCTAAGGCTGGAGAAGAAAAACTAAAAGGTGTAAAAATCTGCAGACAAGCCAAAGCCTTTTGGAGAGAGCAATTTGATAAGCGACAAAATCCGCAAGGGAGAAATTATTATTGGCTCTCTGGAGAGTTTGTAAACGAAGATAAAGATGGAGGAACAGATGTCGAAGCTTTAGAAGCAGGCTATGTGTCTATTGTCCCCGTCATGTTTGACCTTACAGCGCATCAATTTATTGATGATTTAAAATCTTGGCCCATCAATGATTAA